From Oikeobacillus pervagus, the proteins below share one genomic window:
- a CDS encoding recombinase family protein, with the protein MQVNKYVHENWGTKKIANHLNKIGKHTKNNKDFTQSTVNIILKNPIYKGYIRFNQ; encoded by the coding sequence ATTCAGGTTAATAAATATGTTCATGAAAACTGGGGTACAAAGAAAATTGCCAATCACCTTAATAAAATTGGGAAACATACGAAAAACAATAAAGATTTTACTCAATCAACCGTAAACATCATCCTAAAAAATCCTATATACAAAGGATATATTCGATTTAACCAGTAA